One genomic region from Vallitalea longa encodes:
- a CDS encoding sulfatase family protein, with amino-acid sequence MEKKMNILLVFSDQLRADTIEALGNPVIKTPILNKLVESGVSFTRAYTPCPVCIPARFSMHTGFMPHKTGVIENHRMPNGYRSFMEILSEQGYQTFGTGKMHFTFDTGRCTKWGFDKRKVCDEENDFEKNDFYQNNKKNGFGHVYDYKGVKGEMYYIPQVSQLTEELHHSAWTVDESINYLKERDKDKPFFMMTSFEKPHPPFAPPSPWNKLYRGPDMPLPKRPDNSEGLKTLWNDFQNRYKYRDQGIDDNLVKMIKAYYYAEVSFIDYNLGRLLDYMEKENLMENTMIVFTADHGEFLGDYNCFGKRSFLDSSAKIPMLVKYPGCNGNIICNQLVSLIDIMPTFLQAAEIPFEEDYPGESLFDILDNKCDRDTIYGQYQKEGYANYMALSGDYKYIYSAPDNREFLFDLKMDPEETRNKANSPLYHKKTKEMREKLISYFKKEGYLDPIKDDQWKVYPKREMPDDSDAYLLFQDLPGSVPHIKGYETDSNSKKYYNFHWYK; translated from the coding sequence ATGGAGAAGAAAATGAATATTTTGTTAGTATTTTCAGATCAATTGAGAGCTGATACTATAGAAGCTCTAGGAAATCCAGTTATTAAAACACCTATTCTAAATAAGTTGGTAGAATCAGGGGTATCCTTTACTAGAGCTTATACACCATGTCCAGTGTGTATACCAGCAAGGTTCTCAATGCATACAGGATTTATGCCACATAAAACAGGGGTTATTGAAAATCATAGAATGCCAAATGGTTATAGAAGTTTTATGGAAATCTTGTCTGAACAAGGTTACCAAACTTTTGGTACGGGTAAGATGCATTTTACATTTGATACTGGGCGTTGTACTAAATGGGGGTTTGATAAAAGAAAAGTCTGTGATGAAGAGAATGATTTTGAAAAAAATGATTTCTATCAAAACAATAAGAAAAATGGATTTGGTCATGTTTATGATTATAAAGGTGTAAAAGGTGAGATGTATTATATACCACAAGTGTCACAGTTAACAGAAGAACTACATCATAGTGCATGGACTGTTGATGAATCCATTAATTATTTGAAAGAACGTGATAAGGATAAACCATTTTTTATGATGACATCATTTGAAAAGCCTCATCCACCATTTGCACCACCAAGTCCTTGGAATAAATTATATCGTGGACCTGATATGCCCTTGCCTAAAAGACCAGATAATTCTGAAGGATTAAAAACTCTCTGGAATGATTTTCAAAATAGGTATAAATATCGTGATCAAGGTATTGATGACAATTTGGTTAAAATGATAAAAGCTTATTATTATGCAGAGGTATCTTTTATTGATTACAATTTAGGTAGATTATTAGATTATATGGAAAAAGAAAATCTTATGGAGAATACGATGATTGTATTTACAGCAGATCATGGTGAATTTTTAGGGGATTACAATTGTTTTGGTAAAAGGAGTTTTTTAGATTCATCGGCTAAAATTCCTATGCTTGTTAAATATCCAGGATGTAATGGAAACATTATTTGTAATCAACTCGTATCGTTAATTGATATAATGCCAACTTTTTTACAAGCAGCTGAGATTCCATTTGAGGAAGATTACCCAGGTGAGAGTTTATTTGATATTTTAGATAATAAGTGTGATAGAGATACAATATATGGTCAGTATCAAAAGGAGGGCTATGCTAATTATATGGCTTTAAGTGGAGATTATAAATATATTTATTCAGCACCAGATAATAGAGAATTCCTTTTTGATTTAAAAATGGATCCTGAAGAAACAAGGAATAAAGCTAATAGTCCGTTATATCATAAAAAGACAAAGGAAATGAGAGAAAAACTTATTAGCTATTTTAAAAAAGAGGGGTATCTTGACCCGATTAAAGACGATCAATGGAAAGTTTATCCTAAGAGAGAGATGCCAGATGATTCAGATGCTTATCTATTATTTCAAGATTTGCCGGGAAGTGTTCCTCATATAAAAGGATATGAAACAGATTCAAATTCCAAAAAATATTATAATTTTCACTGGTATAAGTAG
- a CDS encoding glycoside hydrolase family 2 TIM barrel-domain containing protein: MIRLFNQHKVRQQKELEGLWEFQPLKEGQKLPSNYTEKMMVPSCWQSNIKYANYRGKAAYKLQVEIYEDGNYDITFKGVGHHGTVYFDGEKKCYHYGAYTEFHVVLKNVKKGNHTLEVMVSNEFDKESALHIPNDYYSYGGIIRPVVIEKLPDLYIKNVQGTPKFENSTWQLNIKAEIVNLSSTCKKVNFMAKLGDSNNKIRLENLQLAAKEKKQCKVVMICDDIKLWSNQEPNLYLLESCLITDNGTIKDDFNERIGFRKLEVSNRQLLLNGKAVKLKGFNRHEDFNMSGVSIPVQLACTDITLLLDMNCNTVRTCHYPNDERFLDLCDEYGILVWEESHARGLSIEDMQHKNFRSQSLMCIEEMIQSHYNHPSIIIWGLLNECASHVDKGRSLYEEQIKKIKSMDSSRPVTFASDKHFTDICMDLVDIISINIYHGWYGNSTIKEDISLQYCKELEWIESKFGNEKPMIISEFGAGAIYGNHDARELKWSEERQCKVISDSLEVYLKRTEIIGTLIWQFADCRVTEGRWEFIRPRGHNNKGVVDEYRRPKLAYNTVKEIFHQEY, from the coding sequence ATGATTAGATTATTCAATCAACATAAAGTTCGCCAACAAAAAGAACTTGAAGGATTGTGGGAATTTCAACCATTAAAAGAAGGGCAAAAACTGCCTTCAAATTATACTGAAAAGATGATGGTACCGAGTTGTTGGCAATCAAATATTAAATATGCAAATTATCGTGGCAAAGCTGCGTATAAACTTCAAGTAGAGATTTATGAGGATGGAAATTATGATATAACATTTAAAGGGGTTGGACACCATGGAACAGTTTATTTTGATGGTGAAAAGAAATGTTATCATTATGGTGCTTATACTGAATTTCATGTTGTTTTAAAAAATGTTAAAAAAGGTAATCATACCTTAGAAGTTATGGTGAGTAATGAATTTGACAAAGAGTCAGCATTACATATTCCAAATGATTATTATTCCTATGGTGGAATTATTCGACCAGTGGTTATTGAAAAGTTACCTGATTTATATATTAAAAATGTTCAAGGGACACCAAAGTTTGAAAATAGCACATGGCAATTGAACATTAAAGCAGAGATAGTTAATCTTTCATCAACGTGTAAGAAAGTTAATTTTATGGCCAAGCTTGGCGATTCTAATAATAAAATAAGACTTGAGAACTTACAATTGGCAGCAAAAGAAAAAAAACAATGTAAAGTAGTAATGATATGTGATGATATAAAATTATGGAGTAATCAGGAACCTAATCTTTACTTATTAGAATCTTGTCTTATAACAGATAATGGAACAATTAAGGATGATTTTAACGAGCGTATTGGATTTAGAAAGCTGGAAGTGAGTAATAGGCAGTTATTACTAAATGGGAAAGCTGTTAAGCTTAAAGGGTTTAATAGACATGAAGATTTTAATATGTCAGGTGTATCTATTCCTGTTCAGTTAGCTTGTACTGATATAACATTATTGTTGGATATGAATTGTAATACGGTTCGTACTTGTCATTATCCTAATGATGAACGATTTTTGGACTTATGTGATGAGTATGGTATTTTGGTATGGGAAGAGTCCCATGCAAGAGGTTTGAGTATAGAAGATATGCAACATAAAAATTTTCGGTCACAAAGTTTGATGTGTATAGAAGAAATGATTCAAAGCCATTATAATCATCCATCAATCATCATATGGGGGCTTCTAAATGAATGTGCCAGTCATGTTGACAAAGGAAGATCTTTATATGAGGAACAAATAAAAAAAATTAAATCTATGGATAGTAGTCGACCAGTGACATTTGCATCAGATAAGCATTTCACAGATATTTGTATGGATCTTGTTGATATTATATCAATAAATATTTATCACGGTTGGTATGGTAATTCAACAATAAAAGAAGATATTTCTTTGCAATATTGTAAAGAGTTAGAATGGATTGAATCAAAATTTGGGAATGAAAAACCAATGATTATTAGTGAATTTGGTGCAGGTGCTATCTATGGTAATCATGATGCTAGAGAACTTAAGTGGTCTGAAGAAAGACAGTGTAAAGTTATAAGTGATTCACTAGAAGTGTATTTGAAAAGGACTGAGATTATAGGCACACTAATCTGGCAATTTGCAGACTGTCGTGTAACTGAAGGAAGGTGGGAGTTTATAAGACCACGAGGTCACAATAACAAGGGGGTTGTGGATGAATATAGAAGACCAAAGTTAGCATACAATACGGTGAAAGAAATATTTCACCAAGAATATTAA